Proteins found in one Saccharomyces kudriavzevii IFO 1802 strain IFO1802 genome assembly, chromosome: 11 genomic segment:
- the MLP1 gene encoding Mlp1p (similar to Saccharomyces cerevisiae MLP2 (YIL149C) and MLP1 (YKR095W); ancestral locus Anc_5.702) — translation MSDQGLLMKSTQNEEGASERLNVIASFFDCSLEQVKSIDTDIITRLNEKLIQFNELKSENLQITVSFDELKTNSLKKIDGLKTEMENVLRQNDEIRKERNDTSAKFEFLQNEKIQLSNELESVKRKLNDLTEEKKEIQSNQQRTLKILDERLKEVEMAKVENNRTNNECRNLRSTVVELETKQQTYITNDLNSRSELERKTQELNLLQSNKDWLEKELSSKSEQYLSYRQRTDATISEIRSELNRLKNDFQLEKTNNDVLKQKNNELSNSLQEKVLDLKNLSDSLNTEKQEFSTEIALKQRLIDLLETQLNAVKEELKSIRKSDSSNVTSDDSRKLISENESLLKDLRLTKEKLAQCESECLRLSSITEETGEESGTLTSRSSTDFILLKKQYIKEKRAKEQLQNQIESFIVELEHKVPVINSFKERTDMLENELNNSALLLEHTSNEKNAKIRELNIKNEKIAKCENDIHILTRQRLDLCRQVQYLLITNSVSNDSKGPLRKEEIKFIQNILQNDNSGTTESDSQKILTGRLVEFRNVIELQEKNTELLRITRNLADKLESNEIKSKQNLLKIENKTINEAKEAILSLQSEKMSLESKVEELERERETLKSSISKQASSFNNSVIQQLTKTKRELESQVQDLQARISQITRESTQNMSLLNKEIQDIYDSKSDISIELGKEKSSRILAEERFKLLSNTLDLTKAENDQLRKRSDSLQSSISKQDSKTHETLNEYISCKSKLSVTETALSNLKLEQKLKIDSEKSLKQELDKLSSEKTSLRIMVTQLQTLQKEREDLLDEARKSCQNKINEVEEAYNELKVETSHKDQHIMQLEEDNTSKIEWYQNKIETLKKDNDSVMNLVNEKQTEIEKLQYKVKSLEKEIEENKIRLHTYNVMDETINDDSLRKELEMSKINLTEAYSQIQEYKKLYESTAQSLREMNSKLDESNEAFSNQIQSLTDEKINLEDKVSLLKEQSFNLNNELDLQKNEMEKKKVEFKKIIAILQNNNKEIETVKSEYESKLSKIQDDLDQQTIYANTAQNNYEQELQKHADVSKTISELREQLHTYRGQVKTLTLSRSELENILKENEKSWTSQKQSLLEQLDLSNSRIEDLSSQNKLLYNQIELYTAAGNGVGDARNGPTLNNDILVTLRRERDILDTKVTVAERDAKMLRQKITLMDVELQDARTKLNNSRVENDERSSIVQQHDVIMEKLNQLNLLRESNITLRNELENCSKKNKELQSELVKLKEIIAPIESELSALKYSMQEKEQEIRLAKEEVHRWKKRSQDILEKHQQLSSNDYEKLESEVESLKAQLEDKMQQGTEAEERFNRLRRQAQEKLKTSKLTQETLTEQLNELKDAKVALERSLNDANTRIQELEGEKVAEDNNRSEMIKRSQEDAEKSSRELEEKLEENAISYSSTVRKLNEEIATLKEEIEKQGQIQKQLQTAAGHRDEDLSNIVESMKKSFEEDKIKFIEEKTREVNKKIQEAQERLNQPSSVNIDEMKKQWEAEHEEEVAERVREAEEALKKRIRLPTEEKISKIIERKKEDLEKEFNEKLEEKVKSISGSEQMEAMLQKQLEIRVQEKQKELEDEYNEKLQEKLKEVSHSSSISVNEKDELRAEIEAKLREELNDELQNVKKKSFEEGKQQATMKTTLLERKLAKMESQLSEIKQSAESPPKHANNVPNPLLGLPRKIEENSNSPFNTLLSGEKLLKFNSKSSSSGAFNPFTSPSPKKLLQKDDVQKETSNNKTDPPTHLAPSFNIPATRVLTSSSSTLSTDTNDEELTVNEPGQKISSAINSLSQTGSEQNQEEELFEIKNIAEEKTKSNKRPIDEVAELKDDDDEDSAEFTNESKKIKTDDEEEGKVNNEEKSEKDNDITGPE, via the coding sequence ATGTCGGATCAGGGCCTTTTAATGAAAAGCACgcaaaatgaagaaggcGCAAGTGAAAGGTTAAACGTcattgcttcttttttcgaTTGTTCTTTGGAGCAAGTTAAATCGATTGATACTGATATCATAACGCGCTTAAACGAGAAACTTATACAATTTAATGAACTTAAATCAGAAAATTTACAGATCACCGTCTCATTTGATGAGTTAAAGACgaactctttgaaaaaaattgatggTCTGAAGActgaaatggaaaatgtcCTGAGGCAAAACGATGAAATCCGAAAAGAGAGGAATGACACTTCTGCAAAGTTCGAATTTTTacaaaacgaaaaaatacAACTGTCGAACGAACTAGAGTCAGTGAAGAGGAAGCTCAATGACCTGACcgaagagaaaaaggaaatccAAAGCAATCAACAGCGAACTTTGAAAATACTGGATGAAAGGCTAAAAGAAGTAGAAATGGCTAAGGTTGAAAACAACCGCACCAATAATGAATGCCGAAACTTGCGGTCTACCGTGGTAGAACTAGAAACAAAACAGCAAACCTACATCACAAATGACCTGAATTCTAGATCCGAGCTGGAGAGAAAAACACAAGAGCTGAACTTATTGCAGTCAAATAAGGATTGGTTAGAAAAGGAACTGTCTTCTAAAAGTGAACAGTATCTTTCATACAGGCAAAGAACAGATGCAACAATTTCAGAAATTAGAAGTGAGCTAAATCGTTTAAAGAATGACTTCCAGCTGGAAAAAACGAATAATGACGTCTTAAAGCAGAAAAACAATGAGCTATCAAACTCTctacaagaaaaagtattagatttgaaaaacttatcGGATTCTTTGAATACCGAAAAGCAAGAGTTTTCTACAGAAATTGCTTTAAAGCAACGTTTAATAGATCTATTAGAGACACAATTGAACGCAGTTAAAGAGGAATTGAAGAGCATCAGGAAATCAGACTCTTCAAATGTAACTTCAGATGATTCAAGGAAACTCATATCTGAAAATGAGAGCTTACTCAAAGATTTACGGTTAACTAAGGAAAAACTGGCACAGTGCGAAAGCGAATGCTTGCGTCTATCATCTATAACTGAGGAAACAGGCGAGGAGAGCGGAACTTTAACTTCAAGGTCTAGTACCGATTTTatattattgaagaaacaatATATTAAAGAGAAACGTGCCAAAGAGCAACTCCAAAACCAAATTGAATCATTCATCGTGGAGTTGGAACATAAGGTGCCCGTAATCAATTCTTTTAAAGAAAGGACAGACATGCTGGAAAACgaattgaataattctGCGTTATTACTGGAACATACGTCCAACGAGAAAAATGCCAAGATCAGAGAATTAAATATTAAAAACGAAAAGATAGCAAAGTGTGAAAATGATATCCATATTTTAACCAGACAACGCCTTGATCTATGTCGTCAAGTACAATATCTATTAATCACAAATTCGGTTTCTAATGACTCAAAGGGACCCTTACgtaaggaagaaataaaattcattcaaaacattTTACAAAACGACAATAGTGGCACCACAGAATCAGACtctcaaaaaattttaacaGGAAGGCTTGTCGAGTTTAGAAATGTTATAGAAttacaagagaaaaacacAGAATTACTGAgaataacaagaaatttaGCTGATAAATTGGAAtcaaatgaaattaaaTCTAAGCAAAATCTTctgaaaattgaaaacaaaaccaTAAATGAAGCTAAAGAAGCAATACTAAGTTTACAAAGTGAGAAAATGAGCTTAGAATCAAAAGTCGAAGAGTTAGAGAGGGAACGTGAAACACTGAAGTCCTCAATTTCCAAGCAAGCttcttcattcaataaTTCGGTCATACAGCAATTGACAAAGACTAAACGGGAGTTAGAATCCCAAGTTCAAGATTTGCAAGCTCGTATTTCTCAAATTACCCGAGAATCTACTCAAAATATGTCACTTTTGAATAAGGAGATACAAGACATATATGATAGCAAGAGTGACATATCTATTGAGCttggaaaggaaaaatcaTCCAGAATTTTAGCAGAGGAAAGGTTCAAATTACTTTCAAACACATTAGATTTGACTAAGGCCGAAAACGACCAACTGCGAAAAAGATCTGACAGCTTGCAAAGTTCCATTTCAAAACAAGATTCCAAAACTCATGAGACACTAAATGAGTACATTTCCTGTAAATCTAAACTAAGTGTTACTGAAACAGCATTATCCAACTTGAAGCtagaacaaaaattgaaaattgatTCAGAGAAGAGTTTGAAACAAGAATTGGATAAACTGTCCTCCGAGAAGACGAGCTTACGCATAATGGTAACTCAGTTACAAACTCTACAAAAGGAACGTGAGGATTTATTGGATGAAGCTAGAAAATCATGCCAAAACAAGATAAATGAAGTAGAAGAAGCTTACAATGAACTAAAAGTGGAAACTTCTCATAAAGACCAACACATCATgcaattggaagaagacAACACCTCAAAGATAGAATGGTACCAAAATAAGATAGAgactttgaagaaagataatGATTCCGTTATGAACCTTGTGAATGAAAAGCAAACtgagattgaaaaattacaatATAAAGTCAAATCgttagaaaaggaaattgagGAAAACAAGATCCGTTTGCATACGTATAACGTGATGGATGAAACAATTAACGATGACTCCTTACGCAAAGAATTAGAGATGTCCAAAATCAACTTGACTGAAGCGTATTCTCAGATTCAAGAGTATAAAAAACTTTACGAAAGTACTGCTCAATCTCTGAGGGAAATGAACTCCAAATTAGATGAATCCAATGAAGCCTTTTCtaatcaaattcaaagtttaactgatgaaaaaattaatttGGAGGATAAAGTTTCGCTTCTGAAAGAGCAGAGTTTTAACTTAAACAATGAGCTAGATCTGCAGAAAAATgagatggaaaaaaagaaagtggaattcaagaaaataatcgccattttacaaaataataacaaagaaattgaaactgTTAAGTCTGAATATGAATCCAAGTTgtcaaaaattcaagatgatCTTGATCAACAAACAATATACGCTAATACAGCTCAAAATAACTATGAACAGGAACTTCAGAAACATGCAGATGTTTCCAAGACGATTAGTGAATTAAGAGAACAGCTACATACTTATAGGGGTCAAGTAAAGACATTGACTCTATCACGCAGCGAACTAGAAAATATCttaaaggaaaacgaaaagaGTTGGACTTCTCAAAAGCAATCATTACTGGAACAGCTGGATCTATCAAATTCTCGAATTGAAGATTTATCATCTCAGAATAAACTGTTATACAACCAAATTGAATTATACACCGCTGCGGGCAATGGAGTTGGCGATGCGAGAAACGGACCTACTTTGAATAACGATATTCTAGTGACCTTACGCCGTGAAAGAGATATTCTCGACACTAAGGTTACGGTTGCCGAAAGAGATGCTAAAATGCTACGACAAAAAATTACCTTAATGGATGTTGAATTACAAGACGCTCGTACGAAGCTAAATAATTCAAGAGTGGAGAATGATGAACGTTCTTCTATTGTTCAACAACACGATGTTATTATGGAAAAGTTAAATCAATTGAATTTATTAAGAGAAAGCAATATAACGTTGCGTaatgaacttgaaaattgcagcaagaagaataaagagCTTCAATCTGAATTAGTTAAACTAAAAGAAATCATCGCACCCATTGAATCTGAACTCAGTGCCTTGAAATACTCCATGCAGGAAAAGGAGCAAGAAATCAGATTAGCTAAGGAGGAAGTCCATCGTTGGAAAAAGCGCTCACAAGACATATTGGAGAAACATCAACAGTTGAGTTCAAACGATTATGAAAAGCTAGAAAGTGAGGTAGAAAGCTTGAAGGCACAACTAGAAGATAAAATGCAACAAGGTACTGAAGCAGAAGAAAGATTTAATAGGTTGAGAAGGCAAGCTCAAGAAAAGCTAAAAACCTCAAAGCTCACACAGGAGACATTAACTGAACAATTGAATGAGCTAAAGGATGCCAAAGTTGCATTGGAGAGGTCTCTGAATGATGCCAACACAAGGATCCAAGAGCTGGAAGGTGAGAAAGTCGCAGAAGATAATAATCGATCAGAAATGATCAAAAGGTCACAAGAAGATGCTGAAAAAAGCTCAAGAGagcttgaagaaaagttaGAGGAAAATGCAATTTCTTATAGCTCAACGGTAAGAAAGTTAAATGAGGAGATTGccactttgaaagaagaaatagaaaagcAAGGGCAAATCCAGAAACAGTTACAAACTGCAGCAGGACATCGAGATGAAGATTTGTCTAATATTGTTGAATCtatgaagaaatctttcgaagaagataaaataaaattcattgaagagAAGACCAGGGAGgttaataaaaaaattcaggaAGCCCAAGAAAGGTTAAACCAACCCAGCAGTGTTAATATagatgaaatgaaaaaacaatgGGAAGCGGAGCATGAGGAGGAAGTCGCTGAGAGAGTTCgtgaagctgaagaagctctcaaaaagagaatacGATTGCCTActgaagagaaaatcaGTAAAATAATCGAACGCAAGAAGGAGGACTTGGAGAAAGAGTTTAACGAAAAATTGGAGGAAAAAGTAAAGTCAATAAGCGGAAGCGAACAAATGGAAGCAATGCTTCAGAAACAATTAGAGATCAGAGTTCAAgagaaacaaaaggaaCTGGAGGATGAATACAACGAAAAATTGCAAGAGAAGCTAAAGGAAGTATCACATTCAAGTAGCATTTCcgttaatgaaaaagatgagCTCCGCGCAGAAATCGAAGCCAAATTAAGAGAGGAGTTAAACGATGAATTGCAAaatgtaaagaaaaaatcttttgaagaaggcaAACAGCAAGCAACGATGAAAACGACGCTTTTAGAAAGAAAGCTTGCTAAAATGGAATCTCAGCTTTCAGAAATAAAACAGAGTGCTGAAAGCCCTCCCAAGCATGCAAACAATGTGCCTAACCCATTACTTGGGTTACCTAGGaagattgaagaaaattcgAACTCACCATTCAACACGTTACTTTCTGGTGAAAAGCTTCTGAAGTTCAACTCCAAATCATCCTCGTCAGGTGCATTCAATCCTTTCACTTCACCTTCTCCAAAAAAGCTTTTGCAAAAAGATGACGTTCAGAAAGAGACTTCGAACAACAAAACAGATCCACCAACTCATTTGGCGCCCAGTTTTAATATTCCTGCCACACGAGTTCtaacttcttcatcttccacGCTGTCGACTGATacaaatgatgaagaactCACCGTTAATGAGCCAggccaaaaaatttcatcggCTATAAATAGCCTATCCCAAACTGGCAGCGAACAAAACCAAGAGGaagaactttttgaaataaaaaatatagcAGAAGAGAAAACTAAATCCAATAAACGCCCTATTGACGAAGTTGCGGAATTgaaagatgatgacgatgaggATAGTGCAGAGTTCACAAATGAGTCAAAAAAGATCAAGactgatgatgaagaagaaggaaaagtaaataacgaggaaaaaagtgaaaaggaTAATGATATCACAGGTCCAGAGTAA
- the PCC1 gene encoding chromatin DNA-binding EKC/KEOPS complex subunit PCC1 (similar to Saccharomyces cerevisiae PCC1 (YKR095W-A); ancestral locus Anc_5.705) — MTSKREMSLDYTLELQIPFETEGQASIATKVLSPDPILKPQDFQVDYSSEKNIMLVRFRSIDDRVLRVGVSSVIDSIKTIVETIDELS; from the exons ATGACAAGCAAACGAGAAATGTCATTGGATTATACATT GGAACTACAAATACCGTTTGAAACGGAGGGGCAGGCGAGCATAGCAACGAAGGTCCTATCTCCGGACCCAATTTTGAAACCACAGGACTTCCAGGTAGACTACAgctctgaaaaaaatatcatgcTGGTCCGGTTTAGAAGTATTGATGACAGAGTGCTTCGAGTGGGTGTCAGTAGTGTCATAGACAGCATCAAGACCATTGTAGAGACCATAGATGAACTATCTTAG
- the ESL2 gene encoding Esl2p (similar to Saccharomyces cerevisiae YIL151C and YKR096W; ancestral locus Anc_5.706), producing MPEASVQNPLRLSENGNTRSMFLSASQPQRPPFPMSVRNATTRLDLSNFQVLNPSAKRQNSSSVYNDINSSKRRINESRFLDVEDNTNDSTPSERTIICHSRPKPSPRYSNSPKRSLKRENSVEVTGSYPLISKPASQSGKNNAYDKRSSKNLVKSLEISSRNSLLNPSKSSLAFVDAEADGQSNNDIIGNFQHKSNNREHIHDGDNNANNQSLDYSGNNDNNNYNDSYNNSNNNNNNNNNNNNNNNNNNSSNNNNNNNNNNNNNNINNNDDNNEAEEDDACRSANSKRSSIALIQKLQELYKVIVKQEIELQERCSQLTNSQTTELKSLWTIYRINTELINNYVTFITTALLPSQPLHDLLIGQEIVEIYRIERRLWVYGTITFLDVLKNFSNFMDPEVCCQFITHVFVSLSTMISDIPSKYSITWLQRLGDLSRMAIALYPSSFIDWKLSAEHWYTEAMKYIYNHGKLYYHMSTVQQNTLEAFVNLGKSVFCQETFTPSPQYMQLVIDNIYQRAFVERNNGNLRNSLLIEYLKHSEAMLLPSFLESPDLQNVVVSYFVEKFGIDANGCNIFNPEDMFIQNPDFFKYFFRHAPSFAQSHILQIVGFGEPKNPFAILFELPKYLKERKDKKERKKSSNNDSSVTESSTGNSRNDNNDDDEIMSSTASISDHDFLAEFFNDIDTLRRPILPSMLTSEAWLETLKFLNMTSLKCGMIVLRKFLHGPLGIALPHILPWIYFIIATCLKSNQLSDPTSKDFWMIIVKRVFPWDTIVTFMNVLIAYLLDNEALNPIIGELCSKYGTLNLAGLLESFNESEELPEIWNCWGTLWFDTICQKNAHSISSDDNFQEIGIKDYMALDAPTDGIIFDDKDESGEKFWKRACRIIFLFRELSRTFPIGVIVSNDPLIKCSSSQSSIILRNLVYKLEPLSNIRSNTPILTALENSVDISEARSKNNIDLYAVPELSVNSGDNIFHYTGYKKLRPDYTCFDRNGEFLSASLYTRWYLPNGNNISEALVNSDIEKGDEDLFLECMKPDCPGIDFETTYFVFDATSWLRHSARIFKLAQNRLLKFAICLTTFQELRFLRKSKDENVMEAATRGIITIRQLYYEDKVLPLRFTGNVATHIEENLEFEEQITWRTHVDEFVIESIKKAQEKLENAGQPHVTPRHSNYVVLISDDDTMKKKAEEKEIKTLSTKFVFSLCTKLGEKRHLCTD from the coding sequence ATGCCGGAAGCTTCTGTTCAGAATCCACTAAGGCTTTCTGAAAATGGAAATACTCGTTCAATGTTTCTGTCCGCATCACAACCACAGCGGCCACCTTTCCCTATGTCGGTACGTAATGCCACAACAAGGTTGGATTTGTCAAATTTCCAGGTGCTGAATCCATCCGCTAAAAGACAGAACTCAAGCTCAGTGTACAATGATATAAATAGCAGTAAGAGGCGAATAAATGAATCCAGGTTTTTAGATGTTGAAGACAACACTAATGATAGTACCCCGTCGGAGAGAACAATAATTTGCCATTCAAGGCCAAAACCTTCTCCCAGGTATTCGAATAGTCCCAAAAGGTCcctgaaaagagaaaattctGTTGAAGTCACGGGATCTTATCCTTTGATATCGAAACCCGCTAGCCAAAGTGGGAAAAACAATGCATATGACAAACGTAGCTCgaaaaatttggtaaaATCACTGGAAATTTCAAGTCGTAATAGCTTGCTAAACCCTTCAAAAAGTTCATTAGCCTTTGTAGATGCAGAGGCAGATGGACAGTCCAATAATGACATTATTGGAAATTTCCAACATAAATCTAATAATAGAGAACATATCCATGACGGAGATAACAATGCCAATAACCAAAGTTTAGATTACAGTGGTAACaacgacaacaacaacTATAACGACAGCTATAAcaacagtaataataacaataataataataacaataataataataataacaataataataatagcagtaacaacaacaacaacaataacaataacaataacaataataatattaataataatgatgataataacgAGGcggaagaagatgatgctTGCAGATCCGCAAATAGTAAAAGGTCAAGCATCGCTCTGATTCAGAAATTGCAAGAACTGTACAAAGTAATAGTTAAGCAAGAAATCGAATTGCAAGAGCGATGTTCGCAATTGACAAATTCTCAAACCacagaattgaaaagtCTATGGACTATCTATAGGATCAATACCGAGCTGATAAACAATTATGTCACCTTTATCACTACAGCCTTACTGCCCTCTCAGCCACTTCACGATTTGCTCATTGGTCaagaaattgttgaaatttaTCGAATCGAAAGGAGACTGTGGGTTTATGGTACAATAACTTTTCTCGACgttctcaaaaatttctccaATTTCATGGACCCTGAGGTTTGTTGTCAATTTATCACTcatgtttttgtttcattatcaacaaTGATTTCTGACATACCATCCAAATACTCAATTACCTGGTTACAAAGATTAGGTGACTTGTCAAGAATGGCTATAGCACTATACCCTTCAAGTTTTATTGATTGGAAACTAAGTGCTGAACACTGGTATACCGAAGCAATGAAATACATTTATAATCATGGTAAGCTCTATTACCATATGTCCACAGTACAACAAAACACTTTGGAAGCCTTTGTGAATTTGGGGAAAAGTGTTTTTTGTCAAGAAACGTTCACTCCATCTCCACAGTATATGCAGTTGGTCATTGATAACATTTATCAGAGAGCTTTTGTTGAAAGGAATAATGGTAACCTCAGGAACTCTCTATtaattgaatatttgaaacaTAGTGAAGCTATGCTGTTGCCCAGTTTTTTAGAGAGTCCAGATTTACAGAATGTTGTAGTGAGCtattttgttgaaaaatttggtatAGATGCGAACGGTTGCAATATTTTCAACCCAGAGGATATGTTCATTCAAAATcctgattttttcaaatattttttcagacATGCTCCATCTTTTGCGCAATCTCATATTTTACAAATTGTTGGATTTGGAGAGCCAAAGAATCCCTTTGCCATTTTGTTTGAATTACCGAAGTatttgaaggaaagaaaggatAAGAAGGAGCGTAAGAAATCCTCAAATAATGATTCTTCGGTAACAGAAAGCTCAACAGGCAATAGCCgaaatgataataatgatgacgatgaaatCATGAGCTCCACCGCGTCCATATCTGATCATGACTTCCTGGCAGAATTTTTTAATGATATCGATACTTTACGACGCCCGATACTGCCATCAATGCTAACAAGTGAGGCTTGGCTGGAAACACTAAAGTTTTTAAATATGACTTCGCTAAAATGCGGTATGATAGTTCTTCGAAAGTTCCTTCATGGCCCCTTAGGAATTGCCTTACCTCATATCTTACCGTGGATATACTTTATAATTGCAACTTGCTTGAAAAGTAACCAGTTGAGCGATCCAACTAGCAAAGATTTTTGGATGATTATTGTCAAGAGAGTGTTTCCCTGGGACACCATAGTCACCTTTATGAACGTTCTGATAGCATATTTACTGGACAATGAAGCATTAAATCCAATTATTGGGGAATTATGCAGTAAATATGGCACTTTGAATCTTGCCGGACTTTTAGAATCATTCAATGAGAGTGAAGAATTGCCAGAAATTTGGAATTGTTGGGGTACATTATGGTTTGACACTATttgtcaaaaaaatgcaCATTCGATTAGTAGTGACgataattttcaagaaattggtATAAAAGACTATATGGCACTGGATGCCCCGACTGATGGGATTATATTTGATGATAAGGATGAAAgtggtgaaaaattctggAAAAGGGCATGTagaatcatttttcttttcagagAGTTATCGAGAACTTTCCCAATAGGAGTGATAGTCAGCAATGATCCATTGATAAAATGTTCTTCGTCACAAAGCAGTATTATATTAAGAAATCTAGTGTACAAACTTGAACCCTTAAGTAATATACGGAGTAATACCCCGATATTAACTGCGCTGGAAAATTCTGTTGACATCTCTGAGGCAAGAAGCAAGAACAATATTGATTTGTACGCTGTGCCTGAATTAAGTGTCAACAGTGGCGATAATATTTTCCACTATACCGGCTACAAAAAACTTCGCCCTGATTATACATGCTTTGATAGGAATGGGGAATTTTTAAGTGCCTCGCTTTACACCAGATGGTATCTTCCGAACGGCAATAACATCTCAGAAGCATTAGTGAATTCCGACATTGAGAAGGGAGACGAAGATCTATTTCTGGAGTGCATGAAGCCAGATTGCCCTGgaattgattttgaaaccACATACTTCGTCTTTGACGCCACATCATGGTTGAGACACTCAGCACGCATATTCAAGCTAGCGCAGAATAGGCTATTGAAATTTGCTATTTGCCTGACGACATTCCAAGAGTTAAGATTTCTACGCAAATCAAAAGATGAGAATGTCATGGAGGCGGCCACAAGAGGTATAATAACCATTAGACAGCTTTACTACGAGGACAAAGTATTGCCTTTGCGATTTACGGGTAACGTAGCGACACACATCGAGGAAAACttagaatttgaagaacaaataaCATGGAGAACACATGTTGACGAATTTGTAATCGAATCCATAAAGAAAGCACAagaaaaactggaaaacGCAGGTCAACCTCATGTAACCCCTCGCCACTCCAACTACGTGGTTTTAATATCCGATGATGACactatgaagaaaaaagcagaagaaaaagaaataaaaacgCTAAGCACAAAATTTGTCTTTTCCTTGTGCACAAAACTCGGCGAGAAGCGCCATTTATGCACAGATTAA